Within Natator depressus isolate rNatDep1 chromosome 6, rNatDep2.hap1, whole genome shotgun sequence, the genomic segment GCCGACTGCTCTCTATTCTTGATCTCTTTGCGGGTGAAGAAAAGGTTGTATCTCTAAAGCAAGTGCTATAACATCTCAGACAGCTCTCTGATCTTATTGAAAAAGTGAAATATTAACTCAGATTAGCACTAACTGGACCCCTTGCATGCTGTTTTAGCATAGATTGTTAAGACTGAATGGACTATGGAGACTGGCCCTCCCAAGAGGCTGCTCctcccaggctgggactgagccatAATGATGATGTAGTTTGGAGATAACTGCATAGTCATTGCTCAGACTATCTGTTCCATGGATAAATAAAGGCTTATCAGTTTGGAATCTGTCACCTGCAGTGCTGTTTCATAAAACATGCGTGTGCATGTTTGTGCATGTTCCCTTTCCCTCATCTCTCCTGGAAAATAGGATAAATTAATTCAGTGATTCCAATTCATGTCCCAAGCTTCTCCTTGCTAGAGTCTGTCCACACATGCAGGGTTGTAGCAAGTTTCAGTAACAGTTAAAATTTAGTTACACCCTGTTTACATTACCAGACTGAACCACGTTTTAACCATGTCAGGGAATAACTATGTTGTAACCAAGTTTTCTGTCATAGTAGTTTATGTTGGTATGGGCCCTAACTGTCTCCTGAGAAGAGGAATAGATTgttatctcaggtttcagagtagcagccgtgttagtctgtattcgcaaaaagaaaaggagtacttgtggcaccttagatggcatcggatgaagtgagctgtagctcacgaaagcttatgctcaaataaatttgttagtctctaaggtgccacaagtactccttttcttattgttatcTCAGTGAGTCCCTGTAATATCTCAGACTGTTATTTACTAGCTCTTGCATTAGGAAAGTGGTAGATTACCTCAGTAGTGTATGGATCCCTTGAAATAACCTCCGGAGCCATCCAGTATGGAGTTCCTACCAAGGACTTCCTTTTTGGTACATCTTTACTGATCTGAGCACAGAAGCCAAAATCTGAGAGTTTCACCTGTGTGAgagggggaagaaggaagatcaCTGGAATCTTTAAACAAAGGAGGGAGTTGACGAAGGGACAAAGATAAAGACCAAGTGGACAGAGAGAAGATGACTGGATAAGACAAAGAGAAAAGCAAAAGAGCAGAAAAACAGTAAGAAGGGTAGGAGACTAAATAAGGTTACAGCAGCAGAAGATAAAAGAGAAGGTGAGACTAGGAAAAGAtgagaaagggaaggagaggCTGATGGGAAAGGTCAAAGGAAAGAACCTGGGTGAGTTGGACACTGAGGAAGTTAAACACAGGAAGCCTACCCTTCCATCAAGGGTCAGGAGAATGGAGTCGCTCTTAATGTCTCTGTGAATCACACCCTGGGAATGCAAGTATCCAAGGGCTTGCAGCACCGACTCACACACTGTTGCAATTTGTTCCTCATTTAGCCTGAAATAAAACCCAGAATTGTAAAGCTGCCTCACATTTGAGCACACAGATTAAATCAATGAAAATCTCCTAGAAGTGCAGTGTGACCCTTCAATCAACTTCCCTTTCTGTTATCAGTAATTTTTCAAGATGTTTACTTTTAGTCACAATGACCaagtgtccatatcacaaaaaaGATGAGCGCGATCGGAAGTGGTACTGTTGTGGgtaattttttgcaaaaaaaaaaaaaaaaaaaagccaagaagCAGATGAGCCTGAAGCTTGAACTACTTTATAATTTCACCCCTATGTGGTTCCTCCAGCTCAGGGTTGAAGCAGGGCAATGTGGGAAAGCTAGTACTACCACTGCCCTGTGAATCCCTGTTGTATTGATAAGTAGATTTTTTGTCTCAAGGCTGTCAATTCAGAATCTTTCACAAGCATTAAATTCAGACAAATCATGTTTGTAAAACAGATTTTAGATTTAAACAAGAGCCATGTCCCCAAATTCATATTCCAAGCTGGTACGCTAAGCCACttgttctcaacctgtggcccagtcAGAACACAGCTGCGGCCCAGGCAACATCCTcagtgtgtatacacacacacacacacgcgcgcgtgcgcacacagaaaatttccttaccttgtcaaatctttttttaaaactttccctttattttttagttgtttatgtttaacatagtactgtacaGCATttggtttttttgtctctgctgcctgattgcttacttccagttccaaatgaggtgtgtggttgaccagtcagtttgcaactctgaggttctactatattaCATTCAAATCTAATTAAAACACacagttttttttatttgcaatatTTCAAATACTGGGTCACCAGCAGAGACAGCTTTGGGTCTTATGAACCTAGGTGCTTCCCACTTCCTAGATCAGAGGAACCACCACTTATTTCAAAAGAATTGGTGGCTTCAGTTATAAAATTTTATAATTATAGGGCATTGCAATCATgatcagaacaaaaaaaaagttctccAAATGAATTTCATGACACAGGCCTTACAGTCATGTTATTGCCCATCGGGTAGCATTCTTTTCTTTGTACTTCATACCTGATTTGAGACACAATGTCTGTGAGGGCTCCTCCCTGCAAAAATTCCATGAGCACCCAGAGTTCCTCTCCCACCAGGTAGCTTTTATACATCTCCACCACATTGATGTGCTGATAGTCTCTCATTATCACCACCTGAGAAAGTAGAAAATATGTTTCACCACACAACTACATCACCCATAACCATAAAGCAAAAACCTCCCCCAAAGATCTAGGTGGGCTCCATTTGTCTGTCTCACATGTGACGTAGGCTCACTGAAGCACTCCCATGCCCCCTCTCATTCTTATTACCAGACTCACTTAATTAAAAAGGAAGATGGtccttctctttcctccttttACTATCCTCATCTCCTTACCATTTTCCCtccatgaaaaataaaagatgAGCCTATCGCTGTCCTTGCTTCATTACAGAAAGAACAGTCCACCGCTCACCTGTTACCATCCTCACCTCATTAAAAAGAAGTTCCCGTCGCTGCTGCTTTCTCAGATCCATCATCTTTACTGCCACCTGTCGCCCAGAGTGCTTCTCACGAGCGATGCAGACAATACCTGTGGACCCTTCACCAATCTTCACATAGTTCTCCAGCAATGTCCGGGGATCACCCTGGTCCACCACCATTCTGAGGGCGGCCTTGAACTGCTCATGAGTCACGACCACAGGGTCCTCACTGGCCAACTGTCCTTTAGCAGAAGAGTCTTGGGACAGGTGAAGGTTGCTGGAACTGGTCTGAGTGTGTCTGTTTCGGGGGGATCCTGCTGGTGATGGCCTGCCCTGTGGCAATGTAGTTGCCTTCTCAGTTGTTGGGCTCTTCTGGGGGGTACCAGCTTCTGAAATTATCCTGGTTAAATCTGGTGCTGGCTGGTCAGGCGGAAGAGACTGGGCTTTGTTTGCAGGACTGCGAGGAGAACCCCACTGCTGGGGCCTGCAGAAAGCATTAGACTGAGAAGAGTGgattaaaaaaatgttgattAGATTAGTATGTTATGCCAGTGTGGTCCAATGGATAGTGCACcagactaggagtcaggagagctgggtactattccctgttctgccattgACCTATGGGATGACTTGGAACAAGTCACACAGGCCAATAATTTCAAAAGTAACTAGGGATTTGGGTCTCCATCTTGAGACACCTTCAGGGGGCTGACTTCAAGAGGGTAGGAGCTTAAGCACATTCTGAAAAAACTCAGGCGCCTAGAAAGtgtctcaaattggacacccaaatATGGAGGCGCACAAAATcatgaggcacttttgaaaaatatggTTTGCTCTGGGCCTCATTTTTTtcaatctgtaaaaatgggggaTAATGAATCGTACATACATTGTAAATCACTTGAGGTAGATAGATAAAAAGTGCTCTGTAAGTATTCAGTTACGGGTGCAGGGAGAGTTTTaagtaggcagaatgtaattccCCAAAGtggaatttggccaagacatCAGAGTTAACACGCTTTGTTTTgggaaaagtgccatgggatttttaatAGTGTAAATGGGCAGCGTCTTATTGGACAGGTCAGACCCCCAGCAGCACAGAGTCATGTGACACCTTACTGTGCCACTGGCTCAGGTCTGACTCAAAAGGAATCTGAATTACCAACACTCTTTCCTGCAGTACTCAGGGCTCTCTCTGGAGACCTCCCACTCAAGTACTAAACAGGCACAACCCTATTCAGGTTATGAGAGCTAATAAGATCACAGCTTGCAGTGATATGGCTTAAGAATACACACACTCTCAGTCACACTAATAAAATGGATAGATCTCCAGAAAGGATAAATTCTATAGGATTTAAGATGTCTAAGCATCAGCGGTCGCCCAGGCAATGTTGACTAATTGAAATTCAACATAAAGTGTGGTCAGCTGCAAAATGAGAGAGCCTGTTCCAGCTATACTTCACAGCATCAGCTTCACCGGAAAGTGCTTAATCAAAACACTTTCCATTGCCCATCAATAGCAAATCAATCATTTACAATTTATAGGTAAACAAATATTCAGTGGCAACAAACCTTTATCTGTCATTATTTAGATGGAGAGTTGAAAGCTGATGGTGCAGGCGTAGAGGGAAAGGCAGATAATAGTTACCGCTATAGAGAGAATTCTTCACTTTTAGAATCTTCTTAAGACACTCAGAGAGAGACTAAACTAGACCTTAACTATATAAGCCTGAATTTTTATTAAGGATTTCTGTTGATAATAAAAACAACAGAAGTGTAACCTCTCCATTCGCTCACTCATTTTCAGGCACTCATATACAACCATGGCTGTGAAGTCACTGGCACACAGAGAGCACAAATACACACAAAAGTAACTGCCTGTTAGCAATGACTTCCTGCTCCTATAGCAGCTCTACCCCTGCATTCCAGCACAGACATGCTCCTGACAGGAAGGTATTTATTTCTGAACTCTTGTTTTATTACACAAAAataggggtggggtttttttataacaaagcacacaaaagaccttTATATGCACACAGGCTCATACATGTCTGTCTAACCACATGCACATACatttcctgctccagccttctATCACCCCATGTATACACACATTCCTAGGTTGGTAACTGTGGGTGTTCCCTGGGTCCATCTATCTGGAGGCTCACAAGCCCACACTGTTCCATCCTTACATATtgttccctgtctgtctgtctaggcaTACCCATTCCCATTTTTATCCAACTGTATTCCCATGTCAATCTGTCCACAGTTACACATTTCCCTAGGTGTACATGTTATTTTTCCCCACACACTTACACTTCTGTGAGAATATAGAGCAAGGTATCTCAGACAGGTCCTTTTTCCTTCTACAGGGCGGGCAGAGATGGTCATTCCTTACAGTGGCttagagccagatcttcagctgatgtaaatcagcatagttctacttacttcagtggagctaggttgacttacaccagatgaggatctgttTTTCTTTCAGTGCCACTCACAGACAGGCAGATAGATTTGTGCACAAAATGAGAAAGAAAacagacccagagagagagagagttctgtAAAGAGACAGAATGAGGGACAGAGAAAGCAAAAGACACAGAGCTGTATTTGAAAATTAAGTGTCCATTCTTTAAGAAAATGGAAGAACATTCCTGTGATCGTTCTCATTTGATTGAAGGGCACCACCGTCCAGCATGTTATAGCAAATCAGTTCTGCTGGGTCAGAGATTCCAGTCCCCATCTGCCTTTGTCACCTTCCTCAGAATAAAGGAACACAGCAATAACTCAGAACTGACCTGCAGGGAACCAACCCATCTTACAGAAGGCACCAAACAGTTATTAGATGGTAATGACCTCAGCTGAATTGACAACAGTGATCTAGAGGTTTTCTATTCTATAGCCATTATCAGTGCCTTGAGCCATCGCACCAGTTGCTTTTTATTCTAGTCATACACTCAAAACAAAGAGGCTTCCAGGGAATGGAATAGTTGTAAATTATCCCATCCCCATCAACAGTAGTGCTTAAATAGATTAAAGTCAGAGTTTAAAGTCAGAAGACACCACTAAAtcttccagtctgacctcctgtctatcaAAGGGCACCAACACtatccagcacccacacactaaacccagcaaTGGAAATGAGACCAAAGGAAGAgagacccacaggagactagactattatgtgccacaggcagagaactggagggaccaaggtgcaccagtgcctaaggcccctgcaatggcagggagaTGATTAAATGACATATACCATATAATCCTGGTAAGTGACCCACACCCtccagaggaaagtgaaaaaccccCAAGCTCACTGCCAATTTGACACCAGGGAAAATTCCTTCAGGACCCCACATATAGCCATCAGTTAGAATCTGAGGAAGGGACACCAACCAGCCAAGCGCCTGAGAGAATGTTTGGTGCCACCTCAGAACCCTGGCCCACcacatccagtgtcccatctccagccatggccatcactgattcttcagaggaaggagataaaaaaaacctcccagaatacactgcggggggaatcccttcctgacccctggtGGTGGCTGGCTGACACCCTGAAGCCTGAACTTCAGGAACAAAAGATATGAACCTGAtgtgagccccagccctgcccaattCTCTTGCCGGAAAGGGTCAGTTTGCATCTGTAGGCCTAGTCTATGTTTATGGCTTGTCTATATCAACCGTGTGTGaaaagctggggtgtaaatctaccttgCATTAGTCTGCTGTGCACTAAGTGTCCAAGTGGCCCCTACTGCCATgtgctaaaagttccctagtgtgctttgatctactcccatttcaaaatGGAGTAAATTAAAGCACACTAGAGAACTTCCAGTATGTGGTAGCAGGGTCCACTTGGATACTGGTAGGCACACTAGTGCAAGGttgatttacaccccagcttcctGCACACTAACTGTTCAattagacaagccctgagaaaaggTTTGCCAGTATAGATATACCAACACAGCTATCCCAGTCAGTCCTCCTTGTAGATACAGCTCCCAGGagagtgcttttgccagtataagttATGCCCCATCAAACTGAGCTATACCGAGCAAATGCACTTTATACCTGGCTGTCACTTTGAGCGATGCTCAGCAGCCTATTTTGTGAGGATCATCATCATTTGTCTTTGCATGGACTAAGCTCTCTTTCCACTTTGGTTCTGTATTTTTGGCCAGGACTTCTTTGACTCCATCATTAACCTAACGGGAGGGATGTTGTTTTTCTTCAGAATTGTTTGAATGTGAAAGTAAACTGCAGCACGATAAAAAGTCATCAGTGTATTTAGGTTTAAGCAGTAAATAAATGTACCTTTATCTGCAGGGTGGGACCTGACTTATTTGAGTCGCCAGATGAGGGTAACACACTTCGTAACAGCCTCCGTTTCAAGCTGTTTTCCCTCGATTTGGGGCAAGGGCTTCCCACCCCAGAAGGCCTGGGATTCACTTGTGCCACCAGGCAAGGCTGGGGCCAGCATTCTGAGCTGCTTCTTTCTGCCTTGTCACTCTTCCCAGCCAGAACATAGGTGCGCTGTTGGTGCTGCAAAACTGAAGTGAGCTGGATGCAGCGCCCACCCTCACCTTGGAATTCTGAAGGCCCAAGGGACTTTGCTTTCATTACCATACCATTGGGATGAGATTGCCCATTTGTCCTGGGTTTATAATCTGGCCACATAGTCTGCCTTCGGGCGGCTTTGCTTCCACCATTGCAGTTGAGATAGTTTCCATATTTGTCTTCCCAGTCGACCTCGGGGCTCTGAAGATACATGTCTGGGAGCCTGTCTTCTCCCAAAAGTCCAAGTGACTGGGCTCTCCTCCTGCTGGTCGGGCTCTTTCCCCTTAGAGTGTTGGAACTGATGACAGAAAGCTTCTGAATATCATTCAGTATCCCAGAGATATATCCCTCCACTTCGATGCTGCTGCCCCTCACGACAGTCTGTCAAACACACAGAAACAAAAGGCAAAGTTAGAGCTTTAACCCCTGAGGCTCAGGACGTCAAGGGCAGGGGTTGAACTTTGTGTCTGGCTCGTCACTGAAGTTCAGGGTACGGGGGAATGGTTGGCTTCTCCTTTGTTTTTACTTTCTTAAAGTTTGATGAACCATATATTGCTGTGATAAAGAGTGGCACTAGCTAAAATAACAGAGCAGGGAGGCACTGTGTTCCTCACACTGCTTTTCTAATGcatctcaatcctgacctgccaCACTCCTACTAGTTCCAGGAGTGGGCACCTACTTCAGTCCTGAATTTTCTATTCCTGCTGCTATTCTGGGCTCCACTTCATTCTGTAACCACACCTCACTTGTGAACTGCAGCCAAAGAAgctatgaacacacacacacacacacttttaaaattttgcattgAACTAGCAATGAGTCCTGAGAGTTGGGTGTTAAGAACTTTGATTTTGAATGCACTGGACAAAAGTTTCCTCTTTATTTATTGGGGCACTACTTCCAAAACTGAGTCTCAACAAATCTCAGTGCATCTTAATCTCTACCTACAAATCTTTTTTCTGTTCCAGTACAAGGTCCTCCTCTTCTCCTACAGGTCTGTCAATGCACACAtagcttagcacccaccagcagccaagctgcccccctgcccagcacctcctgcctgccagtggCCCCGCCGAttagctcctctccctccctcccagtgcctcccgcccactgcagatcagctgttctgcagcgtgcaggaggcgctggaagAGAGGTAAAGGAGTGGGGATGGTgcgcattcaggggaggggacagggaagaggcggggcagggatggggctttGGGtgaagggctggggggtggagcagggtgggaagaggtcgggtggggtgggggtttgggtggggtgggggtggggcctggggctgagcaggggttgagcgCCCCCGGGAAAAATTGGAAGCTGGCGCCTGTGAATGCACATTCAAAATCCTGCCTTTCTTAGTCTGCTTCTAATTCTGGTTCCTCACAATTTTTGCCAATGTTACTTAATCCTGACCTGTAAAACCCATGCTGTTCTATCTCTGGGTCCCTCCTCTATGTTCTGCCAAGCCACTGCAATTATAAATGGTGAACACACTACTGGAAATAAAAGGATTGCAGCAGTTCGTAACTGCCTTGTAGGCAAATGAAGAAGGATAAGGCATCCATCCAAACAACCACCCATACTGTATGAGTGGCACGCCCTATACACTCAATACAGCAGCCTAGCCAACTTGTTTATTCTGGAAGTGAAAAGCTTAAGTGCAAGGAACTCAAACCATCTATTCTCCACAAGACGACACAGTATAATATCACTCCTACCCCTTGTGTGAATCTCAGTCTGTATGAGGAAATCTTCCCATGGAGTGAGAGGTAATCTCCTGTTTGTTATCTCAACTTGGGTTCCTCCAACCATGCTGAATTAATtacactgggccagatcttcagctggtgtaaactgacaccACTCCAATGGAGCAACACTgacttgcaccagctgagaatcaggctcGCTGCGAGTTAAGGAAGGAAATACAGGAGAGAAAGATCCTATCAATTACAGGCGAGTTGAGGCCACTCAGACTCATTTAATTGCGTGTCCAATAGCTCAGACTCAGGCAAATTCATCTCTCCACTCCCTGCTGTGGTAATAGATCTTCTCGTGTGTACATGCATCTCTTGTTCTGCCTTCAGTTTGAACTGCTCTGTCAATCACCACTTGGATTGGGACATTGACTGCAAACTGGTTCCACCACCTTTACACAAAAGTAAGGAAAAGGAAAAGCCCCACCTCcacgccaaaaaaaaaaaaaaaaaaaagtcaggaaccCGGCTCCAAGAGTCTATTCAGTAGGGTGAATAAGCCTAAATTACCATTTTAGTTCACTCCTAAACCTCAGCAGTCTGTGTTTATAGTTTACCTCAGCAATGCAAACTTGGGTAATAGTAATGGTGTCTAAATGATCCACTAGCTTAAGCTGTGGTCAATGtaacctcacctcctcctcctgactGAAGCACAGGGAGGACAGTACAAACTCATCACTCAGGCTTGCAAATGGGGCCATAAGATATGGGACTTGCTCGTTCATCCCTTTCAGATGCACAGGTGGTTCACTAATTTGTTAGGCCAAACCTAGGATCATATTCCCTATGGATATGCTGGGAGCTCTCCAAGGTCCATTTCTTACGGAAGGGTAGTTGAATGActggttcagtggttctcaaactttttgtattggcgacacctttcacacagcaagcccctGAGTGTGaccccacttataaattaaaaaccacattttttatatttaacactatttt encodes:
- the PAK6 gene encoding serine/threonine-protein kinase PAK 6, translated to MFRKKKKKRPEISAPQNFQHRVHTSFDPKEGKFIGLPPQWQNILDTLKRPKPVVDPSRITRMQLQPMKTVVRGSSIEVEGYISGILNDIQKLSVISSNTLRGKSPTSRRRAQSLGLLGEDRLPDMYLQSPEVDWEDKYGNYLNCNGGSKAARRQTMWPDYKPRTNGQSHPNGMVMKAKSLGPSEFQGEGGRCIQLTSVLQHQQRTYVLAGKSDKAERSSSECWPQPCLVAQVNPRPSGVGSPCPKSRENSLKRRLLRSVLPSSGDSNKSGPTLQIKSNAFCRPQQWGSPRSPANKAQSLPPDQPAPDLTRIISEAGTPQKSPTTEKATTLPQGRPSPAGSPRNRHTQTSSSNLHLSQDSSAKGQLASEDPVVVTHEQFKAALRMVVDQGDPRTLLENYVKIGEGSTGIVCIAREKHSGRQVAVKMMDLRKQQRRELLFNEVVIMRDYQHINVVEMYKSYLVGEELWVLMEFLQGGALTDIVSQIRLNEEQIATVCESVLQALGYLHSQGVIHRDIKSDSILLTLDGRVKLSDFGFCAQISKDVPKRKSLVGTPYWMAPEVISRDPYTTEVDIWSLGIMVIEMVDGEPPYFSDSPVQAMKRLRDSSPPKLKNSHKTSPVLRDFLERMLTRDPLERATAQELLDHPFLLQTGLPECLVPLIQQYRKRTSTC